In Paralichthys olivaceus isolate ysfri-2021 chromosome 13, ASM2471397v2, whole genome shotgun sequence, the following are encoded in one genomic region:
- the kif13a gene encoding kinesin-like protein KIF13A isoform X3 → MSDTKVKVAVRVRPMNRREIELNTKCVVDMEDNQTVLHPPPSNVKGENSRKQPKVFAFDHCFWSIDESNLPKYAGQEVVFKCLGEGILENAFQGYNACIFAYGQTGSGKSFSMMGNGEQPGLIPRLCCSLFERVHREGNEAHSFKVEVSFMEIYNEKVRDLLDPKGSRQSLKVREHKVLGPYVDGLSQLAVTSFEDIEVLMSEGNKSRTVAATNMNEESSRSHAVFSIIVTQTLYDLQSGNSGEKVSKMSLVDLAGSERVSKTGAAGERLKEGSNINKSLTTLGCVISALADQSAGKGKAKFVPYRDSVLTWLLKDNLGGNSKTAMIATVSPAADNYEETLSTLRYADRAKRIVNHAVVNEDPNARIIRELREEVEKLKVQLSQAESMKAPELKEKLQESEKLIQEMTVTWEEKLRKTEEIATERQKQLESMGISLETSGIKVGEDKCFLVNLNADPALNELLVYYLKEHTRVGAHTSQDIQLFGIGIQSEHCILEVCTDSDVTLMPVGNARTCVNGTMIDSLVHLWHGDRILWGNNHFFRINLPKRKRRDRLKELERASPRESFIEADVETASEASSEQDYSYEFAQMEVIMKTLGNNDPMQNVVQVLEKQYLEEKRTALEEQRMMYERELESLRQQLSPEKAPQHQRSSSDRLTFPTHTPHSKLRLWTEERDELFRQSLSRLREQVVKANTLVRESNFLAEEMNKLTDYQVTLQIPAANLSANRKGVIVSEPAIQVRRKGKGTQVWTIEKLENKLVDMRDHYRDWREGTEEMHNKADSKHCDPFYEAQENHNLIGVANIFLECLFHDVKLQYAVPIISQQGEVAGRLHIELMRVSGAIPERLCGGDDSSENSSESSCYEVMDTNGEIVHMAKRLTCRVRIREATGLPLNLSNFVFCQYTFWEHGEPTVAPPMVSPDRPSPRSPEAQFTVEFDHCKDYVVHVTDEFLEFISDGALAIEVWGHRCAGNGHSLWELDALEAKTQTLRDRWSEVSRRVELWVSIQELNEQGEYSSVELQSGKDGSTGGVFQLRQGHSRRLQVCVKPVQNSGTLPLLVEAVLSVSIGCVSARSTKLQRPLDSYQREAEEDMDSYQEEDLNCVRERWSEALIKRREYLDEQIKKIINKHEKSEEDIEREARLVEQWVGLTEERNAVLVPSPGSGIPGAPADWTPPAGMEAHIPVLFLDLNADNLTVNEQLTGPHAAGVNSILPKEHGSQFFYLPIIRHSDEEVLAMCSWDSSIHDSVHLNRVTSPNERIYLIIKATVQLSHPASMELVLRKRIAVNIYNKQSFTQSLKRRMSLKNTLYSCGVIYEIVSNIPKASEEPEERETLALMAARGDSEETQDGETYIEKYTRGVLEVENILSLERLRQAVTVKEALAAKGRHLRRSISTPNVQHSSCSKTDLTGCEDEDCKDHCDHVDSSSCNPQDGSLCSTPIKNKENQGLVPESPIFFNSSPFKVLSPQPPKFLKSLLPVKEENKVKKALEARPLLGQESMRSCVDSPALLPPPCPWRRPRAGSEGHCKPSTSTSTPTTTTTTPTSRQLSHTLPRTAQDSEDEETDVDVNLNLDQGPQDHGSFQPYIPEDFANFEIYNATLESQEGFLSSCPDLKGSRCGAGSSEREVSRSPTASSCTSGYFSHSASNATLSDMPFSASESSDHLSCTSRDPQDSLGCSAGRGCAQAKSASAGTDTRQPPLSADTAPDLLTHPQESAPVRIPNCTDKKQTFPQPHNCVLSTSQEFTDFKGADDSTAESDLAHFTEGWQQEDVEQKKRDHVEPCGTGNQPPSVVSGIINTSNPENAICKYPKSEDSVIVPVTCSNTTIVCTSVRAPVSVPDKLPAPSQAQIIPSASVPPTASPSPAASCAPVPRAGGEPPIQEPAQGDLPHGSPCPSPNPSSAEPSGDSSGDESTPVAQLPDWMAPGEQVWVGKRRGTVHYVGGVEFAKGIWIGVKLDMAVGKHNGTVQGRVYFRCPPGHGVFVKPSRLTRGPPSMDTEPQTVIR, encoded by the exons ATGTCGGATACCAAGGTAAAAGTTGCAGTGAGAGTCCGGCCCATGAACCGCAGGG AAATTGAACTGAACACAAAATGTGTCGTGGACATGGAGGACAACCAAACTGTTCTTCACCCACCACCCTCAAATGTAAAAGGAGAGAACAG CAGGAAACAACCTAAG GTGTTCGCTTTTGACCACTGTTTCTGGTCGATCGACGAATCCAACCTTCCCAAATATGCTG GTCAAGAGGTGGTGTTCAAGTGCCTTGGAGAGGGAATACTTGAAAATGCATTCCAGGGATATAATGCCTGTATATTTGCCTATGGACAAACAG GTTCAGGCAAGTCCTTTTCCATGATGGGGAATGGGGAGCAGCCGGGTTTAATCCCTCgactctgctgctcactgtttGAGAGGGTCCACAGGGAGGGGAATGAGGCTCATAGTTTTAAGGTGGAGGTATCTTTCATGGAGATCTACAACGAGAAAGTCCGTGACCTGCTGGATCCTAAAGG gagCCGACAATCACTGAAAGTTCGAGAACACAAAGTCTTGGGTCCGTATGTGGATGGTCTGTCTCAGCTGGCTGTGACCAGCTTTGAG GACATCGAGGTGCTGATGTCAGAGGGGAACAAATCACGCACAGTTGCAGCCACCAACATGAACGAGGAGAGCAGTCGTTCACATGCTGTTTTCAGCATCATcgtcacacaaacactttatGATCTACAGTCCGGG AATTCAGGGGAGAAAGTGAGCAAGATGAGTCTGGTTGACCTGGCAGGAAGTGAGCGAGTCTCTAaaactggagctgctggagagagaCTTAAAGAGGGCAGCAATATAAACAA ATCTCTCACCACCTTAGGCTGCGTGATCTCTGCTTTGGCTGATCAGTCTGCAGGAAAGGGGAAGGCCAAGTTTGTGCCTTACAGAGACTCAGTCCTCACCTGGCTGCTGAAg GACAACCTCGGCGGCAACAGCAAGACAGCCATGATAGCCACAGTGAGTCCTGCGGCTGACAACTACGAAGAGACTCTGTCCACACTCCGCTACGCTGACAGGGCCAAGAGAATCGTCAACCACGCCGTGGTGAATGAAGACCCCAACGCTCGCATCATCAGAGAGCtcagggaggaagtggagaagctCAAGGTTCAGCTCTCTCAGGCCGAG TCCATGAAGGCTCCTGAACTGAAGGAGAAACTGCAGGAGTCTGAGAAGCTCATCCAGGAGATGACTGTCACCTGGGAGGAGAAActaagaaagacagaggagatcGCCACT GAGCGTCAGAAGCAGCTGGAGAGCATGGGCATCTCTTTGGAAACATCTGGGATTAAAGTTGGTGAAGACAAGTGTTTCCTTGTCAATCTAAATGCTGATCCCGCACTTAATGAGCTACTGGTCTACTACCTGAAG GAGCACACACGTGTGGGTGCACACACATCTCAGGACATCCAGCTCTTTGGGATTGGGATCCAGTCGGAGCACTGCATCCTGGAAGTCTGCACAGACAGTGATGTCACCCTGATGCCCGTAGGGAATGCCAG AACCTGTGTGAACGGAACAATGATCGATTCCTTGGTGCACCTGTGGCATGGAGACCGGATCTTATGGGGCAACAACCACTTCTTCAG GATCAATCTGCCTAAGCGAAAGCGGCGGGACCGTTTGAAGGAGCTGGAGCGAGCTTCTCCCAGAGAGAGCTTTATCGAGGCGGACGTGGAGACTGCCAGTGAGGCGTCTTCTGAGCAGGACTACAGCTATGAGTTTGCACAGATGGAAGTTATAATGAAGACTCTTGGGAACAATG ACCCAATGCAGAACGTGGTCCAGGTGCTGGAGAAGCAGTACCTGGAGGAGAAGCGGACGgctctggaggagcagaggatgatGTATGAGCGAGAGCTGGAGTCGTTGAGGCAACAGCTGTCTCCTGAGAAAGCACCACAGCACCAGCGCAGCAGCAGTGACCGCCTTACTTTCCCGACACACACGCCTCACAGCAAGCTGCGGCTGTGGACGGAGGAGCG cgATGAGCTTTTTCGTCAGAGTCTCTCTCGGCTCAGGGAGCAGGTCGTGAAAGCCAACACTTTGGTGCGAGAATCCAACTTTCTGGCAGAGGAGATGAACAAACTGACGGACTATCAGGTCACCCTTCAGATTCCTGCGGCCAACCTCAGTGCCAACCGCAAG GGAGTGATAGTGAGCGAGCCGGCCATCCAGGTCCGGAGGAAAGGGAAGGGGACTCAGGTTTGGACCATTGAGAAGCTGGAGAACAAACTGGTGGACATGAGAGACCACTACAGGGACTGGAGGGAAGGCACAGAGGAGATG catAACAAAGCAGACAGTAAGCACTGTGATCCGTTCTATGAGGCACAAGAGAACCACAACCTAATAGGAGTGGCCAACATTTTTCTGGAGTGCCTTTTCCATGATGTTAAACTGCAATACGCTGTTCCCATCATCAGCCAACAGGGGGAG GTAGCAGGCCGGTTGCACATTGAGCTGATGCGAGTCAGTGGTGCCATACCAGAGCGTCTGTGTGGGGGAGATGACTCATCAGAAAACTCCAGTGAGAGTAGCTGCTATGAGGTCATGGACACCAATGGGGAGATCGTCCACATGGCCAAGAGGCTAACCTGCAGG GTGCGGATCAGGGAGGCCACAGGTCTGCCGCTCAACTTGTCcaactttgttttctgtcaatACACCTTCTGGGAGCATGGCGAGCCCACTGTGGCTCCTCCTATGGTTAGCCCAGACAGACCCTCCCCTCGAAGCCCAGAAGCCCAGTTTACTGTTGAGTTTGATCACTGCAAG GACTATGTTGTACATGTGACGGATGAGTTTCTAGAATTTATATCTGATGGAGCTTTGGCTATAGAGGTTTGGGGTCACCGCTGTGCTGGGAATGGACATTCACTCTGGGAATTAGATGCACTAGAGGCCAAGACCCAAACTCTCAGAGACAG GTGGAGCGAGGTGTCTCGCAGGGTCGAGCTGTGGGTCTCCATCCAGGAGCTGAACGAGCAGGGAGAGTATTCATCTGTGGAGCTGCAGTCTGGAAAAGACGGCAGCACCGGAGGAGTCTTCCAACTACGACAG GGTCActccaggaggctgcaggtgtgtgtgaaaCCAGTCCAAAACTCAGGCACTCTGCCTCTGCTGGTGGAGGCTGTGCTGTCCGTCTCTATTGGCTGCGTTTCGGCTCGCTCCACCAAGCTGCAGAGACCTCTTGACAGCTACCAG AGAGAGGCGGAAGAGGATATGGATAGTTATCAG GAGGAAGATCTCAACTGTGTGAGAGAGCGCTGGTCAGAAGCTCTGATCAAACGTCGGGAGTATCTGGACGAACAAATCAAGAAAATCATCAACAAACACG AAAAGTCAGAGGAGGATATTGAGAGAGAGGCTCGGCTGGTGGAGCAGTGGGTTGGACTGACTGAAGAGAGAAATGCTGTGCTGGTTCCTTCACCTGGCAGTGGCATCCCTGGAGCTCCTGCAGACTG GACCCCGCCTGCAGGAATGGAAGCCCACATCCCTGTACTTTTCCTGGACTTGAATG CGGATAATCTGACAGTGAACGAGCAGCTGACAGGCCCACACGCTGCAGGCGTTAACTCTATCCTGCCTAAGGAGCACGGAAGCCAGTTCTTCTATCTGCCCATCATTAGACATAGTGATGAGGAG GTGTTGGCAATGTGCTCTTGGGACTCGTCCATCCACGATTCTGTGCACCTCAACCGGGTCACGTCTCCCAACGAACGCATCTACCTGATCATCAAAGCCACGGTGCAGCTCAGCCACCCTGCCTCCATGGAGCTGGTGCTGCGCAAGCGGATCGCCGTCAACATCTACAACAAACAG AGTTTTACTCAGAGTCTCAAGAGAAGAATGTCGCTAAAGAACACACTGTACTCCTGTGGTGTGATATACGAAATTGTTTCCAACATACCAAAG GCCTCAGAGGAGCCAGAGGAGAGGGAAACCTTGGCCCTCATGGCTGCTCGCGGCGACAGCGAGGAGACCCAGGATGGAGAAACCTACATAGAGAAATACACACGGGGAGTTCTGGAAGTGGAGAACATCCTCAGTCTAGAAAGGTTACGGCAG GCTGTGACAGTGAAGGAAGCTCTCGCTGCTAAAGGGAGACACCTAAGAAGAAGTATCAGCACACCAAATGTACAGCAT TCTTCATGTAGTAAAACAGACCTGACAGGTTGTGAGGATGAAGACTGTAAG GATCACTGTGATCATGTGGACAGCTCCAGCTGCAATCCTCAGGATGGCTCCCTTTGCAGCACACCCATTAAAAACAAGGAGAACCAAG GTTTGGTCCCAGAGAGCCCGATCTTTTTCAACTCCAGCCCCTTCAAAGTGCTCTCCCCTCAGCCACCCAAGTTCCTCAAGTCCCTGCTGCCGGTCAAAGAGGAGAACAAGGTGAAGAAAGCCCTGGAGGCTCGGCCGCTGCTGGGACAAGAG AGCATGCGCTCATGCGTGGACAGCCCTGCACTGCTCCCCCCTCCCTGCCCTTGGCGCCGACCCAGGGCAGGCAGCGAGGGCCACTGCAAGCCTTCCAcatccacctccacccccaccaccaccaccaccactcccaCCAGCAGACAGCTCAGCCACACACTGCCACGCACTGCT CAGGACTCTGAGGACGAGGAAACGGACGTGGATGTGAATCTGAACCTGGATCAGGGCCCTCAGGATCATGGCAGCTTTCAGCCTTATATCCCAGAGGACTTTGCAAACTTTGAGATCTACAACGCCACTCTGGAGAGCCAGGAGGggtttctctcctcctgtcctgACTTGAAGGGAAGCCGGTGTGGAGCCGGGAGCAGCGAGAGAGAGGTGTCCCGAAGCCCCACGGCCAGCAGTTGCACCAGTGGCTACTTTTCACACAGTGCCTCCAACGCCACGCTGTCCGACATGCCTTTCAGTGCCAGTGAGAGCTCTGACCATCTCAGCTGCACCTCCAGAGACCCGCAGGACTCCCTCGGTTGTTCCGCTGGACGAGGTTGCGCCCAAGCCAAAAGTGCATCTGCAGGGACCGACACCCGGCAGCCTCCTCTCTCGGCAGATACGGCGCCGGATCTGCTCACCCACCCTCAGGAGTCTGCACCTGTTCGTATTCCTAATTGCACAGACAAGAAGCAAACATTCCCTCAGCCTCACAACTGTGTTCTCAGTACCAGCCAGGAGTTCACTGACTTCAAAGGGGCTGACGACAGTACTGCAGAGAGTGATTTAGCACATTTTACAGAGGGGTGGCAGCAGGAGGATGTGGAGCAGAAGAAACGTGATCATGTCGAACCATGTGGCACAGGCAATCAACCCCCCTCTGTTGTCTCTGGTATTATCAACACATCTAATCCTGAAAATGCAATATGCAAATATCCCAAGAGTGAAGACTCTGTTATCGTACCTGTGACCTGCTCTAACACAACTATAGTTTGCACTTCAGTCAGAGCCCCAGTAAGTGTTCCTGACAAACTCCCAGCTCCATCTCAAGCCCAAATAATTCCCTCTGCATCAGTCCCACCTACAGCATCACCATCCCCAGCTGCATCTTGTGCCCCAGTGCCGCGAGCGGGAGGAGAGCCTCCGATCCAGGAGCCTGCACAGGGAGATCTGCCCCACGGGAGTCCCTGTCCCAGTCCTAACCCCAGCAGTGCCGAGCCCTCGGGGGACTCCAGCGGGGATGAGAGCACCCCAGTGGCTCAGCTCCCTGACTGGATGGCGCCAGGGGAACAGGTGTGGgtggggaagaggagaggaacagtCCACTATGTTGGAGGGGTAGAGTTTGCGAAGGGTATTTGGATTGGTGTGAAACTGGACATGGCAGTAG GTAAGCACAACGGGACTGTCCAGGGCAGGGTGTACTTCCGCTGCCCCCCAGGCCACGGCGTGTTTGTCAAACCGTCTCGTCTCAccagaggacccccctccatggaCACAGAACCCCAGACTGTAATCAGATAG